In Musa acuminata AAA Group cultivar baxijiao chromosome BXJ3-9, Cavendish_Baxijiao_AAA, whole genome shotgun sequence, a single genomic region encodes these proteins:
- the LOC103998815 gene encoding ATP-dependent zinc metalloprotease FTSH, chloroplastic yields MAYATHPLLSSALFGTNLRPKTKPIPSRNPFLLPRRPSSVQSFLDRHNRKSRPVLPPSPTAAAAAAAFLLSSSLPPSAIADDVASVSPPPSSPPVQLEAASKPAPPSSSNPFSQSLLTAPRPQASPDLPDGTQWRYSEFLNAVKRGKVERVRFSKDGGLLQLTAVDGRRAAVVVPNDPDLIDILAMNGVDISVSEGDGGNGLFNLIGNLIFPFLAFAGLFFLFRRAQGGPGGGPGGLGGPMDFGRSKSKFQEVPETGVTFADVAGADQAKLELQEVVDFLKNPDKYTALGAKIPKGCLLVGPPGTGKTLLARAVAGEAGVPFFSCAASEFVELFVGVGASRVRDLFEKAKAKAPCIVFIDEIDAVGRQRGAGLGGGNDEREQTINQLLTEMDGFSGNSGVIVLAATNRPDVLDSALLRPGRFDRQVTVDRPDVAGRVKILQVHSRGKALAKDVDFEKIARRTPGFTGADLQNLMNEAAILAARRDLKEISKDEISDALERIIAGPEKKNAVVSDEKKKLVAYHEAGHALVGALMPEYDPVAKISIIPRGQAGGLTFFAPSEERLESGLYSRSYLENQMAVALGGRVAEEVIFGEEKVTTGASNDFMQVSRVARQMVERLGFSKRIGQVAIGGPGGNPFLGQQMSSQKDYSMATADVVDSEVRELVERAYARAKQIITTHIDILHKLAQLLIEKETVDGEEFMSLFIDGKAELYVA; encoded by the exons ATGGCGTACGCAACccatcctctcctctcctccgctCTCTTTGGCACCAATCTCCGCCCCAAAACCAAACCCATCCCTTCTCGCAATCCCTTCCTCCTCCCCAGAAGGCCCAGCTCCGTGCAATCATTCCTCGATCGTCACAACAGGAAGAGCCGCCCCGTCCTCCCCCCTTCTCCCACCGctgcagccgccgccgccgccttccttctctcctcctccctcccaccTTCCGCTATCGCTGACGACGTCGCTTCGGTTTCGCCTCCCCCCTCGTCGCCTCCCGTCCAGCTGGAGGCTGCCTCCAAGCCCGCTCCCCCCTCCTCCTCGAACCCCTTCTCCCAGTCTCTCCTCACCGCCCCGCGGCCGCAAGCCTCGCCTGACCTCCCCGATGGCACCCAGTGGCGCTACAGCGAGTTCCTTAATGCCGTCAAGAGGGGCAAGGTTGAGCGCGTCCGGTTCAGCAAGGACGGCGGCCTGCTCCAGCTCACGGCCGTCGACGGTCGCCGGGCCGCCGTCGTCGTCCCCAACGACCCTGACCTAATCGACATCCTGGCGATGAACGGCGTGGACATCTCCGTCTCGGAGGGGGACGGCGGCAATGGCCTGTTCAATCTCATCGGGAACCTCATCTTCCCGTTCCTCGCCTTCGCCGGCCTGTTCTTCCTATTCCGCCGGGCCCAGGGCGGGCCCGGTGGCGGCCCGGGTGGGCTCGGCGGGCCGATGGACTTCGGCCGGTCCAAATCCAAGTTCCAGGAGGTCCCCGAGACCGGCGTCACCTTCGCCGATGTCGCTGGGGCTGACCAGGCCAAGCTCGAGCTGCAGGAAGTGGTGGACTTCCTGAAGAACCCGGACAAGTACACGGCTCTTGGGGCGAAGATCCCCAAAGGTTGCCTCTTGGTGGGCCCACCCGGCACCGGCAAAACGCTGCTGGCCCGAGCTGTGGCGGGAGAGGCCGGCGTGCCCTTCTTCTCGTGCGCGGCGTCAGAGTTCGTGGAGCTGTTCGTGGGTGTGGGGGCGTCGAGGGTCCGGGATTTATTCGAAAAAGCGAAGGCTAAGGCACCTTGCATTGTGTTCATCGATGAAATTGATGCGGTGGGAAGGCAGAGGGGGGCCGGGCTTGGCGGTGGCAACGATGAGAGGGAGCAGACCATcaatcagctcttgacagagatggaTGGGTTCTCTGGGAACAGTGGGGTGATTGTTTTGGCAGCGACCAACAGGCCGGACGTGCTTGATTCGGCACTGCTACGGCCTGGAAGGTTCGATCGGCAGGTCACAGTGGATAGGCCTGATGTAGCTGGCAGGGTGAAGATCCTACAG GTTCATTCAAGAGGAAAGGCACTTGCTAAGGATGTAGATTTTGAAAAAATTGCTAGAAGAACCCCGGGATTCACTGGAGCCGACTTGCAAAACCTGATGAATGAAGCAGCTATTCTTGCAGCCAGACGCGACCTTAAAGAaataagcaaggatgagatctcaGATGCTCTAGAGAGAATAATTGCAGGGCCCGAAAAGAAAAATGCAGTTGTCTCAGATGAGAAGAAGAAGCTTGTAGCATACCATG AGGCTGGACATGCCCTTGTGGGTGCACTCATGCCTGAGTATGATCCGGTTGCCAAGATCTCCATCATCCCTCGAGGTCAAGCTGGTGGGCTTACATTCTTTGCCCCGAGCGAGGAAAGGCTCGAGTCAGGACTTTACAGCAGAAGCTACCTAGAGAATCAAATGGCCGTTGCCCTCGGTGGAAG GGTGGCAGAGGAGGTAATTTTTGGGGAAGAGAAAGTCACAACAGGAGCTTCAAATGACTTCATGCAGGTTTCACGAGTGGCAAGACAAATGGTTGAGAGGCTTGGATTCAGCAAAAGAATTGGGCAGGTTGCGATAGGCGGACCTGGTGGTAATCCGTTCTTAGGTCAACAG ATGTCATCTCAAAAGGATTATTCCATGGCAACTGCTGATGTGGTGGATTCTGAGGTTAGAGAGCTTGTGGAGAGGGCTTATGCCAGGGCCAAGCAAATCATTACcactcacattgatatccttcataagCTGGCACAACTTCTCATTGAGAAGGAGACCGTTGATGGAGAGGAGTTCATGAGCCTGTTTATTGATGGCAAAGCAGAATTATACGTTGCATGA